One Setaria italica strain Yugu1 chromosome II, Setaria_italica_v2.0, whole genome shotgun sequence DNA segment encodes these proteins:
- the LOC101765213 gene encoding uncharacterized protein LOC101765213: MMIGRRRFVNLVAENIKTAVFSVHRMNVSEHLFYPSTAEAEAARPAQVVSRLGALPPPAASFRAAFVTAYNGQLFALASPRSSESRILWSSSVPRSSLLYDLESNSHHVVPNLSYKGRNPIAISIARPDAPEEDIYVMSVGTDYPGFEVLRFGRSAQWYLQHRPESWQLESLPEPPLPYGAKIRSHAVLHDGRTICVTAPDDPYAAGGPYGAYLFDTVKREWRRPPGGWNLPFFGGAEHVPNLKLWLGLCSRGRRLCASSDLSAALDEGKPPTLKHQWDIVVMPEEWQPGKVSLINLGEGRFCIFKVMHWVVDEDDGFDGFSARALLTGVEVISSPEEQGLRMVAHKSFSYILGKERIEWVV; this comes from the coding sequence ATGATGATCGGGCGGAGGCGGTTCGTGAACCTGGTGGCGGAGAACATCAAGACCGCGGTGTTCTCGGTGCACCGCATGAACGTCTCGGAGCACCTCTTCTACCCGTCGACGGCCGAAGCAGAAGCGGCCAGGCCAGCACAGGTGGTGTCGAGATTGggggcgctgccgccgccggccgccagctTCCGTGCGGCGTTCGTTACTGCGTATAATGGTCAGCTTTTCGCGCTGGCGAGCCCCCGGAGCAGCGAGAGCAGGATCCTCTGGAGCAGCTCGGTGCCGCGCAGCAGCCTCCTCTACGACTTGGAATCGAACTCCCACCACGTGGTACCAAACCTCAGTTACAAAGGGCGCAATCCCATCGCCATCTCCATCGCCCGCCCTGATGCCCCGGAAGAGGACATCTACGTCATGAGCGTCGGCACTGACTACCCCGGATTCGAAGTCCTCAGATTCGGCCGCTCCGCGCAATGGTATTTACAACATCGTCCGGAGTCGTGGCAGTTGGAATCCCTTCCAGAGCCACCCCTGCCCTACGGTGCCAAAATCCGCTCCCACGCGGTTCTCCACGACGGCCGCACCATCTGTGTCACGGCCCCGGACGACCCGTACGCCGCCGGTGGCCCGTACGGCGCCTACCTCTTCGACACGGTGAAGCGCGAGTGGAGACGACCGCCTGGCGGCTGGAATCTGCCCTTCTTCGGCGGTGCCGAGCACGTCCCCAACCTCAAGCTCTGGCTGGGCCTCTGCAGCAGGGGCCGCCGCCTGTGCGCGTCGTCGGACCTCTCCGCCGCCCTTGACGAGGGGAAACCGCCGACACTGAAGCATCAATGGGACATCGTGGTGATGCCCGAGGAGTGGCAGCCAGGGAAGGTCAGCCTCATCAACCTTGGCGAGGGTAGGTTTTGCATCTTCAAGGTCATGCATTGGGTggtggacgaggacgacgggTTTGATGGCTTCTCTGCCCGGGCTCTGCTCACCGGCGTGGAGGTGATTTCCTCTCCAGAAGAACAAGGGCTCAGGATGGTCGCGCACAAGTCTTTTAGTTACATCTTGGGCAAGGAGAGGATCGAATGGGTGGTATAA
- the LOC101764812 gene encoding uncharacterized protein LOC101764812: MIGWRRFVNLLAENIKTRVFSVHRLNVSEHLFYPSTAEAEAARPAQVVSRLGALPPPAASFHAASAASYNGQLIALASPRSSESRILWSSPLPRTLFYDLESHFHYLLPDLSFKARDPIAISIARPDAPEEDIYVMSSGTAYAGFEVLRFGHSEKTRLHFHPETWHLESLPLPPLPEGAVIRSHAVLHDGRTICVTAQDGPYSDEGPYGTYLFDTVKRKWRRAPGGWNLPFFGGAEHVPNLKLWLGLCSRGRDLCASSDLSAALDKWKPPTLKHQWEIVETHDDWRPEKVSLINLGEGRFCIFKAMYYAVNEEWFDGFSARALLTGVEVISSPEEQGLRMVEHKSFSYICDQESIDWVV, encoded by the coding sequence ATGATCGGCTGGAGGCGGTTCGTGAACCTGCTGGCGGAGAACATCAAGACCAGGGTGTTCTCGGTGCACCGCCTGAACGTCTCTGAGCACCTCTTCTACCCGTCGACGGCCGAAGCAGAAGCGGCCAGGCCAGCACAGGTGGTGTCGAGATTGggggcgctgccgccgccggccgccagctTCCATGCGGCGTCCGCTGCTTCGTATAATGGTCAGCTTATCGCGCTGGCGAGCCCCCGGAGCAGCGAGAGCAGGATCCTCTGGAGCAGCCCGTTGCCGCGCACCCTCTTCTACGACTTGGAATCGCACTTCCACTACCTGCTACCAGACCTCAGTTTCAAAGCGCGCGATCCCATCGCCATCTCCATCGCCCGCCCTGATGCCCCGGAAGAGGACATCTACGTCATGAGCTCCGGCACTGCCTACGCCGGCTTCGAAGTCCTCAGATTCGGCCACTCCGAGAAGACTCGGTTACACTTTCATCCGGAGACGTGGCACTTGGAATCCCTTCCGCTGCCACCCCTGCCCGAGGGTGCCGTCATCCGCTCCCACGCGGTTCTCCACGACGGCCGCACCATCTGCGTCACGGCCCAGGACGGCCCGTACAGCGACGAAGGTCCGTACGGCACCTACCTCTTCGACACGGTGAAGCGCAAGTGGAGACGAGCGCCTGGCGGCTGGAATCTGCCCTTCTTCGGCGGTGCCGAGCACGTCCCCAACCTCAAGCTCTGGCTGGGCCTCTGCAGCAGGGGCCGCGACCTGTGCGCGTCGTCGGACCTCTCCGCCGCCCTTGACAAGTGGAAGCCGCCGACACTGAAGCATCAATGGGAGATCGTGGAGACGCACGACGACTGGCGCCCAGAGAAGGTCAGCCTCATCAACCTTGGTGAGGGTAGGTTTTGCATCTTCAAGGCCATGTATTATGCGGTGAACGAGGAATGGTTTGATGGCTTCTCTGCCCGGGCTCTGCTCACCGGCGTGGAGGTGATTTCCTCTCCAGAAGAACAAGGGCTCAGGATGGTCGAGCACAAGTCTTTTAGTTACATCTGTGACCAGGAGAGTATCGATTGGGTGGTATAA